A genome region from Arthrobacter sp. V1I9 includes the following:
- the fusA gene encoding elongation factor G gives MAQDVLTDLSKVRNIGIMAHIDAGKTTTTERILFYTGVNHKIGETHDGASTTDWMEQEKERGITITSAAVTCFWENNQINIIDTPGHVDFTVEVERSLRVLDGAVAVFDGKEGVEPQSETVWRQADKYNVPRICFVNKMDKLGADFYFTVDTIISRLGAKPLVMQLPIGAENDFIGVVDLLYMRALVWPGDAKGDVTMGAKYEIREIPADLQEKAEEYRANLVETVAESSEELMEKYLEGEEISIDELKVGIRKMTINSELYPIFCGSAFKNRGVQPMLDAVVDYLPNPLDVPPMVGHDPRDEEKELTRKPSSEEPFSALAFKIAAHPFFGQLTFIRVYSGHVEAGAQVVNSTKGKKERIGKLFQMHANKEMPVEGATAGHIYAAIGLKDTTTGDTLCDSSNQIVLESMSFPEPVISVAIEPNTKGDQEKLSTAIQKLSAEDPTFQVSLNEDTGQTIIAGMGELHLDILVDRMRREFKVEANVGKPQVAYRETIKRAVERHDYTHKKQTGGSGQFAKIQIAIEPMDTSEGELYEFENKVTGGRVPREYIPSVDAGIQDALNDGVLAGYPVVGIKATLIDGAYHDVDSSEMAFKIAGRMAFKEAARKANPVLLEPLMDVEVRTPEEYMGEVIGDLNSRRGQMQSMEDAQGVKVIRAHVPLSGMFGYIGDLRSKTQGRAVYSMTFNSYAEVPKAVADEIIQKTRGE, from the coding sequence GTGGCACAGGACGTGCTTACCGACCTTAGTAAGGTCCGCAACATCGGCATCATGGCCCACATTGATGCCGGCAAGACCACCACCACCGAGCGCATCCTGTTCTACACGGGTGTGAACCACAAGATCGGCGAAACGCACGACGGCGCTTCGACCACTGACTGGATGGAACAGGAAAAGGAACGCGGCATCACCATCACGTCTGCCGCCGTGACCTGCTTCTGGGAAAACAACCAGATCAACATCATCGACACCCCCGGCCACGTTGACTTCACCGTTGAGGTTGAGCGCTCCCTGCGCGTCCTCGACGGCGCCGTCGCCGTCTTCGATGGCAAGGAAGGCGTTGAGCCGCAGTCAGAGACCGTTTGGCGCCAGGCTGACAAGTACAACGTTCCGCGTATCTGCTTCGTCAACAAGATGGACAAGCTCGGTGCCGACTTCTACTTCACCGTAGACACCATCATCAGCCGCCTGGGCGCCAAGCCGCTCGTTATGCAGCTGCCCATCGGTGCCGAGAACGACTTCATCGGCGTCGTGGACCTGCTCTACATGCGCGCACTGGTGTGGCCCGGCGATGCCAAGGGTGACGTCACCATGGGTGCGAAGTACGAGATCCGCGAGATCCCGGCTGACCTCCAGGAAAAGGCCGAAGAGTACCGCGCAAACCTCGTTGAGACGGTTGCAGAGTCCTCCGAGGAACTCATGGAGAAGTACCTCGAGGGTGAAGAAATCTCGATCGACGAGCTCAAGGTCGGCATCCGCAAGATGACGATCAACTCCGAGCTCTACCCGATCTTCTGCGGTTCCGCCTTCAAGAACCGCGGCGTTCAGCCCATGCTCGATGCAGTTGTGGACTACCTGCCGAACCCGCTCGACGTCCCCCCGATGGTCGGCCACGATCCTCGCGACGAAGAGAAGGAACTGACCCGCAAGCCTTCCTCCGAAGAGCCGTTCTCCGCACTGGCCTTCAAGATTGCTGCGCACCCGTTCTTCGGCCAGCTCACCTTCATCCGCGTGTACTCCGGTCACGTGGAAGCAGGCGCGCAGGTGGTTAACTCCACCAAGGGCAAGAAGGAGCGCATCGGCAAGCTGTTCCAGATGCACGCCAACAAGGAAATGCCTGTTGAGGGCGCAACCGCCGGCCACATCTACGCAGCGATCGGTCTGAAGGACACCACCACGGGTGACACCCTGTGCGATTCCAGCAACCAGATCGTTCTCGAGTCCATGAGCTTCCCGGAGCCCGTGATCTCGGTTGCCATCGAGCCGAACACCAAGGGTGACCAGGAGAAGCTCTCCACAGCCATCCAGAAGCTCTCCGCTGAGGACCCCACCTTCCAGGTGTCCCTCAACGAAGACACCGGCCAGACCATCATCGCCGGCATGGGCGAGCTCCACCTGGACATCCTGGTGGACCGCATGCGCCGCGAATTCAAGGTCGAGGCAAACGTGGGCAAGCCCCAGGTTGCTTACCGCGAAACCATCAAGCGCGCCGTCGAACGCCACGACTACACGCACAAGAAGCAGACCGGTGGTTCGGGTCAGTTCGCAAAGATCCAGATCGCCATCGAGCCGATGGACACGTCCGAAGGCGAACTGTACGAGTTCGAGAACAAGGTCACTGGTGGCCGCGTTCCCCGCGAGTACATCCCGTCTGTCGACGCTGGCATCCAGGATGCGCTGAACGACGGCGTCCTGGCCGGTTACCCGGTCGTGGGCATCAAGGCCACGCTGATTGACGGCGCGTACCACGATGTTGACTCGTCAGAAATGGCGTTCAAGATCGCCGGCCGTATGGCTTTCAAGGAAGCTGCACGCAAGGCGAACCCGGTTCTGCTCGAACCGCTGATGGATGTAGAGGTCCGCACCCCTGAGGAATACATGGGTGAAGTTATCGGTGACCTCAACTCCCGCCGTGGCCAGATGCAGTCCATGGAAGATGCACAGGGCGTCAAGGTCATCCGTGCGCACGTTCCGCTGTCCGGCATGTTCGGCTACATCGGTGACCTGCGTTCGAAGACCCAGGGCCGCGCTGTGTACTCCATGACGTTCAACAGCTACGCCGAGGTCCCGAAGGCAGTTGCCGACGAGATCATCCAGAAAACCCGCGGCGAATAG
- the tuf gene encoding elongation factor Tu has protein sequence MAKAKFERTKPHVNIGTIGHVDHGKTTLTAAISKVLYDKYPTLNEKRDFASIDSAPEERQRGITINISHVEYQTEKRHYAHVDAPGHADYIKNMITGAAQMDGAILVVAATDGPMAQTREHVLLARQVGVPYLLVALNKSDMVDDEELLDLVEMEVRELLSSQGFDGDEAPVVRVSGLKALEGDPEWVKSVEDLMAAVDESVPDPVRDRDKPFLMPIEDVFTITGRGTVVTGRAERGTLAINSEVEIVGIRPVQKTTVTGIEMFHKQLDEAWAGENCGLLLRGLKRDDVERGQVVVKPGSITPHTDFEANVYILSKDEGGRHNPFYSNYRPQFYFRTTDVTGVITLPEGTEMVMPGDNTEMTVALIQPIAMEEGLGFAIREGGRTVGSGRVTKINK, from the coding sequence GTGGCAAAGGCAAAGTTCGAGCGGACTAAGCCGCACGTTAACATCGGCACCATTGGTCACGTTGACCACGGTAAGACGACGTTGACGGCCGCCATTTCCAAGGTGCTGTACGACAAGTACCCGACCCTCAACGAGAAGCGTGACTTCGCGTCGATTGACTCTGCTCCCGAAGAGCGTCAGCGCGGCATTACCATCAACATCTCGCACGTTGAGTACCAGACCGAAAAGCGCCACTACGCACACGTAGACGCTCCCGGTCACGCTGACTACATCAAGAACATGATCACCGGCGCTGCTCAGATGGACGGTGCAATCCTCGTGGTTGCCGCCACTGACGGCCCGATGGCTCAGACCCGCGAGCACGTTCTGCTCGCCCGCCAGGTTGGCGTTCCCTACCTGCTGGTCGCGCTGAACAAGTCCGACATGGTTGACGATGAGGAACTGCTGGACCTCGTTGAAATGGAAGTTCGTGAGCTGCTCAGCTCGCAGGGCTTCGATGGCGACGAAGCACCGGTTGTCCGCGTTTCCGGCCTGAAGGCACTGGAAGGCGACCCGGAGTGGGTCAAGTCCGTTGAGGACCTGATGGCTGCTGTTGACGAGTCCGTTCCGGACCCCGTACGTGACCGTGACAAGCCGTTCCTCATGCCTATCGAGGACGTCTTCACCATCACCGGCCGTGGCACCGTTGTTACGGGCCGCGCCGAGCGTGGAACCCTCGCCATCAACTCGGAGGTCGAGATCGTCGGCATCCGCCCGGTCCAGAAGACCACGGTTACCGGTATCGAGATGTTCCACAAGCAGCTCGACGAAGCATGGGCCGGCGAGAACTGTGGCCTCCTGCTCCGCGGTTTGAAGCGCGATGACGTAGAGCGTGGCCAGGTTGTCGTCAAGCCGGGTTCCATCACCCCGCACACCGACTTCGAGGCTAACGTCTACATCCTCTCCAAGGACGAAGGCGGACGTCACAACCCGTTCTACTCCAACTACCGCCCGCAGTTCTACTTCCGTACCACGGACGTAACCGGCGTTATCACCCTGCCCGAGGGCACGGAAATGGTTATGCCTGGCGACAACACTGAGATGACCGTTGCGCTCATCCAGCCCATCGCCATGGAAGAGGGCCTCGGCTTCGCAATCCGCGAAGGCGGCCGCACCGTTGGTTCAGGACGCGTTACCAAGATCAACAAGTAA
- a CDS encoding GH1 family beta-glucosidase — MTLESTESVTELASRMPPSFTLGVAAAAFQIEGALTQGGRGPSGWDAFAEKPGSIMDGHSPAVACDHYNRLPEDIALLQELGVDSYRFSLSWPRIQPDGRGNLNAEGLDFYDRLIDQLLAAGISPMATLYHWDTPLPLEQGGGWMNRETAERFGDYAAAAGERYGDRVAQWVTLNEPLSVTLNGYALGVHAPGHTLMFDALPAIHHQLLAHGLGAQALRAAGVKGDVGVTNLHSPVRPASRKVGDRLVAKLYDLLMNRIYADPVLLGRYPSLPLYARPWLRSIGRISDADMRTIHQPLDFYGLNYYFPVKVAIGRGVTPIPANTHKAVARLPFHEVGYPEYDSTGFGWPVAPDHLGVQLKELQDRYGDALPPVYITEGGASFPEPDQVSGPVQDEERMNYIASHLRAALEATSPGGAASGVDLRGYYVWTLMDNFEWAAGYSQRFGLVHVDFETLERTPKQSFYWYQSLSKARKALAG; from the coding sequence ATGACGCTGGAGAGCACCGAATCCGTGACAGAACTGGCAAGCCGCATGCCGCCGTCGTTCACCCTGGGTGTGGCGGCCGCAGCCTTCCAGATCGAGGGAGCCCTTACCCAGGGAGGACGGGGCCCTTCCGGCTGGGACGCCTTCGCCGAGAAGCCCGGCAGCATCATGGACGGGCACTCCCCCGCTGTGGCCTGCGACCACTATAACCGCCTGCCGGAGGACATCGCCCTTCTCCAGGAGCTCGGCGTGGACTCCTACCGCTTCTCCCTGTCCTGGCCGAGGATCCAGCCCGACGGCCGGGGAAACCTGAACGCGGAGGGGCTGGACTTCTATGACCGGCTGATCGACCAGCTGCTCGCTGCCGGCATCTCCCCCATGGCCACCCTCTACCACTGGGATACCCCGCTGCCGCTTGAACAGGGCGGGGGCTGGATGAACCGTGAGACAGCTGAGCGGTTCGGCGACTACGCCGCTGCCGCCGGCGAACGCTATGGCGACCGGGTAGCGCAGTGGGTCACGCTGAACGAACCGCTGTCGGTGACCCTGAACGGTTACGCCCTTGGGGTCCATGCTCCAGGCCACACGCTGATGTTCGACGCCCTGCCGGCCATCCACCACCAACTCCTGGCCCACGGCCTCGGCGCCCAGGCCCTGCGGGCTGCCGGGGTCAAAGGAGATGTTGGTGTCACCAACCTCCACTCACCAGTCCGGCCTGCCAGCCGGAAGGTCGGGGACAGGCTGGTGGCGAAGCTGTACGACCTGCTCATGAACAGGATCTACGCCGATCCGGTCCTGCTGGGCCGCTACCCCAGCCTGCCGCTGTATGCCCGGCCGTGGCTGCGCTCAATAGGCAGGATCTCCGACGCCGACATGCGGACCATCCATCAGCCGCTCGATTTCTACGGGCTCAACTACTACTTCCCGGTGAAGGTTGCCATCGGCCGCGGCGTGACGCCCATTCCGGCCAATACACACAAGGCTGTAGCCAGGCTCCCCTTCCACGAGGTGGGCTACCCGGAGTACGACAGCACCGGATTCGGCTGGCCCGTGGCTCCTGACCATTTGGGTGTCCAGCTGAAGGAACTGCAGGACCGGTACGGTGACGCGCTCCCGCCGGTCTACATCACCGAAGGCGGAGCCAGTTTCCCAGAGCCTGACCAGGTCTCCGGTCCTGTCCAGGACGAGGAGCGGATGAACTACATCGCTTCGCACCTGCGTGCGGCGCTGGAGGCCACCTCCCCCGGCGGGGCGGCCTCGGGCGTGGACCTGCGCGGCTATTACGTGTGGACCCTGATGGACAATTTCGAGTGGGCGGCAGGCTACTCGCAGCGCTTCGGCCTGGTGCATGTGGACTTTGAAACGCTGGAGCGTACGCCCAAACAGTCCTTCTACTGGTACCAGTCGCTCAGCAAGGCACGGAAGGCCCTGGCAGGCTAG
- the rpsJ gene encoding 30S ribosomal protein S10 has translation MAGQKIRIRLKSYDHEVIDVSARKIVETVTRAGATVVGPVPLPTEKNVYCVIRSPHKYKDSREHFEMRTHKRLIDIIDPTPKAVDSLMRLDLPADVNIEIKL, from the coding sequence ATGGCGGGACAAAAAATCCGCATCCGGCTGAAGTCATACGACCACGAGGTCATTGACGTTTCAGCACGGAAGATCGTTGAGACGGTCACGCGCGCAGGCGCAACTGTAGTTGGCCCCGTGCCGCTGCCGACGGAGAAGAACGTTTACTGCGTAATCCGCTCTCCGCACAAGTACAAGGACAGCCGCGAGCACTTTGAAATGCGCACGCACAAGCGTCTTATCGACATCATCGATCCCACGCCGAAGGCTGTTGACTCGCTTATGCGTCTCGACCTGCCGGCCGACGTGAACATCGAAATCAAGCTGTAG
- the rplC gene encoding 50S ribosomal protein L3 — MTATRNVKGLLGTKLGMTQVWDENNKLIPVTVVQADSNVITQLRNAEADGYVAVQIGYGQIDPRKVTKPLAGHFEKAGVTPRRHVVELRTADAAEYELGQELSVEVFEAGQKIDVIGTTKGKGFAGVMKRHGFHGVGASHGAHKNHRKPGSIGGASTPSRVFKGMKMAGRMGAVRHTTLNLTVHAVDVEKSLLLIKGAVPGARGQVVLVRTAVKGA; from the coding sequence ATGACCGCAACCCGTAACGTAAAGGGCCTGCTGGGCACGAAGCTCGGCATGACCCAGGTCTGGGACGAGAACAACAAGCTCATCCCCGTCACTGTGGTCCAGGCAGATTCGAACGTCATCACCCAGCTGCGCAACGCAGAAGCTGATGGCTACGTAGCCGTTCAGATCGGCTACGGCCAGATCGATCCCCGCAAGGTCACCAAGCCGCTGGCTGGTCACTTTGAAAAGGCAGGCGTCACGCCTCGCCGCCACGTCGTCGAACTCCGTACCGCAGATGCTGCTGAGTACGAGCTGGGCCAGGAGCTCTCTGTAGAGGTCTTCGAAGCCGGCCAGAAGATCGACGTCATCGGCACCACCAAGGGTAAGGGCTTCGCCGGTGTTATGAAGCGTCACGGCTTCCACGGCGTTGGAGCTTCCCACGGTGCCCACAAGAACCACCGTAAGCCCGGTTCAATCGGTGGCGCATCCACCCCGAGCCGCGTCTTCAAGGGCATGAAAATGGCCGGCCGCATGGGCGCCGTTCGTCACACCACGCTGAACCTCACGGTCCACGCGGTTGACGTCGAGAAGTCGCTGCTCCTTATCAAGGGTGCCGTTCCCGGCGCCCGCGGCCAGGTCGTACTCGTACGCACCGCCGTGAAGGGAGCCTAG
- the rplD gene encoding 50S ribosomal protein L4, with translation MANTVQVDLPAEIFDVQTNVPLLHQVVVAQLAAARQGTHKTKTRAEVSGAGRKPFKQKGTGRARQGSIRAPHMTGGGVVHGPTPRDYSQRTPKKMIAAALRGALSDRARNGRIHVVAELVEGAKPSAKTALATLRGVSDRKNLLVVIERANDVAALSVRNLAGVHVLYADQLNTYDVLVSDDVVFTKAAYEAFVAGKAVAKNEEDAK, from the coding sequence ATGGCTAACACTGTCCAGGTTGACCTGCCCGCAGAGATCTTCGACGTTCAGACCAACGTGCCGCTGCTGCACCAGGTTGTCGTTGCCCAGCTCGCTGCTGCTCGCCAGGGTACCCACAAGACCAAGACCCGCGCTGAAGTTTCCGGTGCAGGACGCAAGCCGTTCAAGCAGAAGGGTACCGGCCGCGCCCGTCAGGGTTCCATCCGTGCTCCTCACATGACCGGCGGTGGCGTTGTCCACGGTCCCACACCGCGTGACTACAGCCAGCGCACCCCCAAGAAGATGATTGCTGCTGCACTGCGCGGCGCTCTGTCTGACCGGGCGCGTAACGGACGCATCCACGTTGTTGCCGAACTGGTTGAGGGCGCCAAGCCTTCCGCCAAGACTGCACTTGCAACGCTGCGCGGCGTTTCCGACCGCAAGAACCTGCTGGTTGTCATCGAGCGCGCCAACGATGTTGCAGCACTGTCCGTGCGCAACCTCGCCGGTGTTCACGTTCTGTACGCAGACCAGCTGAACACCTACGACGTTCTCGTGTCTGATGACGTTGTCTTCACCAAGGCTGCCTACGAAGCATTCGTTGCCGGCAAGGCAGTGGCAAAGAACGAGGAGGATGCCAAGTGA
- the rplW gene encoding 50S ribosomal protein L23, with product MSAATIKDPRDVVLAPVVSEKSYGLIDEGKYTFLVDPRSNKTEIKLAVEKIFSVKVESINTINRAGKRKRTKFGWGTRKNTKRAIVTLKEGTIDIFGGPLA from the coding sequence GTGAGTGCAGCCACCATCAAGGATCCCCGCGACGTCGTGCTTGCGCCCGTCGTGTCGGAAAAGAGCTACGGCCTGATCGACGAGGGCAAGTACACCTTCCTGGTGGACCCCCGGTCGAACAAGACCGAGATCAAGCTGGCCGTGGAGAAAATTTTCTCCGTCAAGGTCGAATCGATCAACACCATCAACCGTGCCGGTAAGCGCAAGCGCACCAAATTCGGATGGGGTACCCGCAAGAACACCAAGCGTGCGATTGTCACCCTCAAAGAAGGCACTATCGACATCTTCGGCGGTCCGCTCGCGTAG
- the rplB gene encoding 50S ribosomal protein L2: MGIRKYKPTTPGRRGSSVADFIEITRSTPEKSLVRPLPKKGGRNNTGKITTRHKGGGHKRQYRLIDFRRHDKDGVDARVAEIEYDPNRTARIALLHYVDGTKRYIIAPNKLSQGDFVEAGANADIKPGNNLPLRNIPVGTVIHAVELRPGGGAKMGRSAGASIQLVAKEGRFAQLRLPSGEIRNVDVRCRATVGEVGNAEQSNINWGKAGRMRWKGVRPTVRGVAMNPVDHPHGGGEGKTSGGRNPVNPNGKREGRTRRPNKESDKLIVRRRRTGKNKR; this comes from the coding sequence ATGGGAATCCGTAAATACAAGCCGACTACCCCGGGCCGTCGTGGCTCGAGCGTAGCGGACTTCATCGAAATCACGCGGTCGACGCCGGAAAAGTCGTTGGTACGTCCGCTGCCCAAAAAGGGCGGCCGTAACAACACCGGTAAGATCACCACCCGTCACAAGGGTGGCGGACACAAGCGCCAGTACCGTCTGATCGACTTCCGTCGCCACGACAAGGACGGCGTTGACGCCCGCGTTGCTGAAATTGAGTACGATCCGAACCGTACGGCTCGCATCGCCCTCCTGCACTACGTTGATGGCACCAAGCGTTACATCATCGCTCCGAACAAGCTGTCCCAGGGTGACTTCGTAGAGGCAGGTGCCAACGCTGACATCAAGCCTGGCAACAACCTGCCCCTGCGCAACATCCCCGTGGGTACCGTTATCCACGCAGTTGAACTGCGTCCGGGTGGCGGCGCCAAGATGGGCCGCTCCGCCGGTGCATCCATCCAGCTCGTTGCCAAGGAAGGCCGTTTCGCCCAGCTGCGTCTGCCTTCCGGTGAAATCCGCAACGTTGACGTGCGCTGCCGCGCAACCGTCGGCGAGGTGGGCAACGCCGAGCAGTCGAACATCAACTGGGGCAAGGCCGGCCGTATGCGCTGGAAGGGCGTCCGCCCGACCGTCCGTGGTGTCGCCATGAACCCGGTTGACCACCCGCACGGTGGTGGCGAGGGCAAGACGTCCGGTGGACGTAACCCCGTCAACCCGAACGGTAAGCGGGAAGGCCGCACGCGCCGCCCGAACAAAGAGAGCGACAAGCTTATTGTGCGTCGCCGTCGTACTGGCAAGAACAAGCGATAG
- the rpsS gene encoding 30S ribosomal protein S19 has protein sequence MPRSLKKGPFVDQHLFVKVARENEKGTKNVIKTWSRRSMIIPDMLGHTIAVHDGRKHIPVFVTESMVGHKLGEFAPTRTFRGHVKDDRKGKRR, from the coding sequence ATGCCACGCAGCCTGAAAAAAGGTCCTTTCGTTGACCAGCACCTCTTTGTGAAGGTAGCCAGGGAAAACGAAAAGGGCACCAAGAACGTCATCAAGACCTGGTCCCGCCGTTCGATGATCATCCCCGACATGCTCGGGCACACGATCGCCGTACACGACGGACGCAAGCACATTCCGGTGTTTGTCACTGAGTCGATGGTCGGGCACAAGCTCGGCGAATTCGCTCCCACGCGGACATTCCGCGGCCATGTCAAGGACGACCGTAAGGGCAAGCGCCGCTAG
- the rplV gene encoding 50S ribosomal protein L22 — translation MEAKAIARHIRVTPMKARRVVNLVRGLQANEALAILKFAPQAASEPVFKVVQSAISNARVLADRDGVAFDEGDLIISEAFVDEGPTMKRFQPRAQGRAFQIKKRTSHITVVVATPEKEEAR, via the coding sequence ATGGAAGCCAAGGCAATTGCGCGCCACATCCGCGTAACGCCTATGAAGGCCCGGCGCGTCGTCAACCTTGTTCGTGGTTTGCAAGCGAATGAGGCTCTGGCAATTCTGAAGTTTGCCCCGCAGGCAGCTTCGGAGCCGGTATTCAAGGTAGTTCAGTCGGCAATCTCCAACGCCCGGGTCCTCGCGGACCGTGACGGCGTTGCGTTTGACGAAGGCGACCTCATCATCAGCGAAGCGTTTGTTGATGAAGGCCCGACCATGAAGCGGTTCCAGCCGCGTGCCCAGGGTCGTGCATTTCAGATCAAGAAGCGCACCAGCCACATCACCGTGGTAGTCGCTACCCCGGAGAAAGAGGAGGCTCGCTAA
- the rpsC gene encoding 30S ribosomal protein S3 — protein MGQKVNPHGFRLGITTDHVSHWFADSTKAGQRYKDFVREDIRIRQLMSTGMERAGIAKVEIERTRDRVRVDIHTARPGIVIGRRGAEADRIRGELEKLTGKQVQLNILEVKNPEMEAQLVAQGVAEQLTSRVAFRRAMKKAMQSAQRAGAKGIRIACSGRLGGAEMSRSEFYREGRVPLHTLRANIDYGFYEAKTTFGRIGVKVWIYKGDVTAKELAQQAASAPSRGRGPSDRPGRPGGADRGDRRRRNDRPAADAAPAAEAPAVEAAPAAAVEGGQA, from the coding sequence GTGGGACAGAAAGTAAACCCGCACGGGTTCCGACTCGGCATCACCACCGATCACGTATCGCACTGGTTCGCTGACAGCACCAAGGCCGGCCAGCGGTACAAGGACTTCGTTCGCGAAGACATCCGCATCCGCCAGCTCATGTCCACGGGCATGGAGCGCGCCGGTATCGCCAAGGTTGAGATCGAGCGCACCCGTGACCGTGTCCGCGTGGACATCCACACGGCCCGCCCGGGCATCGTCATCGGCCGCCGTGGAGCAGAAGCAGACCGCATCCGCGGCGAGCTCGAAAAGCTCACCGGCAAGCAGGTTCAGCTGAACATCCTCGAGGTCAAGAACCCCGAGATGGAAGCACAGCTTGTTGCCCAGGGCGTTGCTGAGCAGCTGACTTCACGTGTGGCTTTCCGCCGCGCGATGAAGAAGGCCATGCAGTCCGCACAGCGTGCAGGTGCCAAGGGCATCCGTATCGCCTGCTCCGGTCGACTGGGTGGCGCTGAAATGTCCCGCTCGGAGTTCTACCGCGAAGGCCGTGTGCCCCTGCACACCCTCCGCGCGAACATCGACTACGGCTTCTACGAAGCCAAGACCACCTTCGGCCGCATCGGCGTGAAGGTCTGGATCTACAAGGGTGACGTCACCGCCAAGGAACTGGCCCAGCAGGCCGCTTCCGCCCCGTCCCGCGGCCGCGGTCCCAGCGACCGTCCGGGCCGTCCGGGTGGCGCTGACCGTGGTGACCGCCGCCGTCGCAACGACCGCCCGGCCGCTGACGCAGCTCCTGCTGCTGAAGCACCGGCAGTT